The window GACGCGGGCCGTGCCGGTGCTGCCGGACGAAGACTCGTTCTCGAGAGGGGCGGAAGGGACGCTCAACGGGACCTCGCTGGTCGGGGACTGCTGCCCCTCCAGGGTAGGCGTTCTCAGGACCTGTCCGACCGGGCCGATCCGCGACGAATGGCCCACTCGCTCAGCGCAGGCGCACGGGGCGGTCCTTGTCCACCAGCAGCACCCACACCTGCCCCGCGGCGAGCCGGGCGGTCTGCCCGCCCACCGTCCAGCGCGTGCCCGTCGTGGCGCCCGAGCGCGACCACTGCGCCTTCCAGGCCTTCCCGTTGCGCAGGAGCAGCCCCTCGCCGGTGCCGACGGTGTGCGCGTACGGCGTGACCGAGCCGTTCTTGTCCTTGTAGACCGAGTCGGTCTCGTCGACGTACTGCACGAGCACGGTCGTGGCCGCGAGCCGCTTGCCGGACGTCGAGACCGCCGGGGTGCCGTCGGTGGACGCGAGCCAGCGCTTGGCCGTGGCCGACCAGGTGAAGCCCGAGCTCGCGGCGCGCCATGAGGCGGTCACGCTCGCGGCCTTCGTGCCGCCCGCGGGGGCCTTGCCGAAGCGGAACCCGATGTCCTGCACGGTCGTGGCGCCCTCGGCGGCGGCGAGCAGCTTCTCCGCGTCAGCGAAGAGGTTGTACGGCGCCGGGCGGCTGCTGCGCCGGTGGTACAGGGACGGGTCGTCGTCGGCGGACACGAGCGCGAGGGAGGCGCTGCGCAGCGTAGGGAGGAACTTCGACTGCGCCCCGGAGTACGCGAACGCTGGCTTGCCGTACTGCGCGAAGAGCTCGACGTCGCTGATGCGGGCACTGCGGACCGGGCCGACGGACTCGGGCAGCCGGGTGGAGAACACCGCCGCGAGTCGCGTGAGGCCCCCCTCGACCGGCTCGACGTAGACGACGTCCGCGTCCTCGAGCCCGGCCTGCGGGCGGGCGGCCGCCGTGTTGTCGATCTTCACCACGAGCGTCGGGCCGTCCGCCGCGGCCCGGCCGGACAGCGCGGACACGCGCTTGGCCGCGGCGGCCGACGCCTTCTCCGGGGCGGACGCCCCGCCGATCTCGAGCGGCAGCCCCGAGCAGGCGGCGAGGGCGGCGGCCACCGTGGTGGCGAGCAGGCCGCGGCGCAGGAGCGTGGCAGTAGTCATCGAGCAGGGTCTCGGCAGGCGGCGCGGGCGGCTGAAGCGGGCGAAGGCTCAGAGCCCGGAGAGGATCAGCAGCGCCAGCGCCGTCGCCGCGGTGACGTCCGCCAGGAAGGCGTAGCCCAGGGTCCCCGGCAGGTCGGAGGCGCGGTGGTAGTGCGGGTTGCGGAAGTTCGCGGTGTCGGTGACCTGCACCGCCGGGAGCCCCGCCTCCCAGAACGCCACGTGGTCGCTGCGGGCGAAGTCGCGGGCCATCGGCACCCGCCGGGCCGCGGCGCCGACGACGGGCAGGTCGGTCGGCGCCCGCAGCAGCACGGGGGCGTGCGGGCCCGCGAGCTCGGCGAGGCAGGACGCCAGGCACCGCGCCGCCTCGCGGCTGCGCTGCTGATGGACGAGGGCGAGGAAGTCGCCCGGCATGCCGCGCGCGCGCAGCTTGGCCACCTGGCCGCGGTAGAGCGCGCCCACGCCGGCCGGCAGGCGCTGCGAGCCGGGCGCCGGCGACACGTAACCGAGCATCTCGAGGACGTACGCCGCTCGGACCGGGCGCTCCCGGCGCAGCCGGGCGACGAGCGCGCGGGCGCCGTGGAAGCCGAGCTCCTCGTGGTCGACGGCGGCCAGCACGACGGAGAGCTGCAGCCGCTCGGGCCCCAGCAGCCGGGCCAGCTCGACCAGGGCCGCCAGCCCGCTGCCGTTGTCGTCCGCTCCCCCGCTGCCGGGGACCGTGTCGGCGTGCGCGACGACGACGAGCGCGTCCGGCAGCGCGCCCTCCTTCACCGCCACCACGTTGACGCCGGGCAGCTCGTCGACCTGCTCGGGCCGGCCGCCGTCGAGCGCCCAGTCCCGGGCCCCGCGCACGCCGAAGCGCTGCCGCCGCGCCGCCCACCCTGCGGCGGTCAGCTCCTCCATCAGCAGCGAGTCCGCCCGGTCGCGCGTGGCCGGGTCGAGGCGGCGTACGCGAGGAGCGGGCAGGCGCTCGACGAGGCCGCGCAGCCGGCCCTCGTCGACCGCGGCCCGCAGCGTCCGGGCACGCTGGGCCGCCGCCCGGTCGAGCGGGCGAAGTCGTGGCTCAGCTGCTCCGAAGATGTTTCGACCCTAGTGGCCGCGCTGAACCGCTCGCCCTGTCGAGCGGCTCCTGCATGCTGGGACGGGCCGACGGAAGGGCGAGCAGATGGCGACCAGGACCGCTGTACGCGAAGCCCGCCGCAGCGCGGCGCTGGCCCTCGCCGGAGCCGCCGTGTTCGACCTCTCGTTCCTGCTCGGCGTCGTGCTGCCCTACAGGGGCCACGACTACTGGAGCGGGGCGCCGATGGTGCCGCTGGTCACGGACCTGACGTTCGTGCTGGTGTTCGCCTCGGTCTTCGCGCTGCCGCTCGTCTGCGCCGGGATCGTCGTGCGCGCCGCCGTCGGGGCGGCCGGGCGCGGGGTCGACGCCGTGGCCCGCCGGCTGTACGCCGCGGCGGTCGCCCTGGCCCTCACGGGCATCGCGCTCTACGTCTCGCCGCTCGGGCGCGCGGCGATCGCGTACCTGCTCGACTGAGCATCAGCCGGCGAGCGCGGGCGGCGGGTCGTCGTCCATCTCGAACGTCACCGGCAGGGCCGCGTGCCCGGCCAGCCGCAGCCAGCGCACGACGCGCTTGCCCCGAACGACCCCGGTCGCGCGGACCGCCTCGTTGTGGAAGCGGCGGGCGAGCTGCACCCGCATGGTGGCGGCGGCCAGGTCCCGGACCGCTTCGGAGCCCCCCGGCTCCTCCCGCAGCGCCTCGACCGCGTCCGCGCCGAGGGCGGCCCGCAGCGACCGGGACAGGTCGGACTCGGCGAGCTCGCGGCTCTCGTCGGTGGCCACCGAGGCCGAGTGGGCCGCGTCGGCGAGGATCACGCTCGACGCGGGGTCGAGCAGCCCGGAGGCCGCCAGCTCCAGGGTGGCGGTCGCGCGCCGGACGAGCTGGGCGTCGAGGGCAGCCCGCGCGCCCTCCACCCGGGCGTGCAGCCGGTCCAGGCGGGTGGCGGTCCAGGAGAGGTACCAGCCGAGCAGCACCAGCAGCGCGAGGACGAGCAGCCCGGTGGCGAGGGCGTCCGGGATCACTCCCGGCCCCACAGCCCGAGCCGGCCCGTACGCCCGGGCGGGAGCGGCGCCACGCTGCCCGCGCCGGCGGTCACGGTCTCGTAGACGGCGAGAACCTGGGCGGCGACCACCGGCCAGTCGAAGCGGCGCACGACCGTCGAGGCCGTCGCCCGGAGCCGGTCCGCCCGGGCCGGGCCCGACAGCAGCCCCACGACCGCGTCGGCGAGCGCGGCGGCGTCGCCGACCGGCACGAGCTCGCCGGCGGCACCGCCGTCGAGCACGGTGCGGAAGGCGTCGAGGTCGCTGGCCACGACAACGGCGCCGGCGGCCATGGCCTCCGCGAGCACGATGCCGAAGCTCTCGCCCCCGGTGTTGGGCGCGACGTAGAGGTCGGCGGTCGCGAGCATCCGCGCCTTGTCCTCGTCGCTGACCTGCCCGAGGAACTCCACGCAGGGGCGCGCGGCCGCGGGCAGCGCCGCCCGCGCCTCCTCGACGTCCCCCCGCCCGGCGACGAGCAGGCGCACGTCGGGGTGGCGCGCCAGGATGCGCGGGAACGCCGCGAGCAGGGTCGCCAGGCCCTTGCGCGGCTCGTCCAGCCGCCCGAGGAAGGCGAGCGTGCCCCCGGAGCCACGCCACTCGGGCCTTGGCGTGGCGGAGGCGAAGCGGTCGACGTAGACGCCGTTCGGGATCACGACCGCGTCCCCGCCGATGTGCTCGACGACGGTGCGGCGCGCCTGCTCGCTGACCGCGATGCGGGCCGAGAGCTTCTCCAGCGCAGGGTAGAGGACCGGGTAGAACGCGGTGTAGGCGCGCGAGCGCAGCGACGCGGTGTGGAAGGTCCCCACCATCGGCCCGGAGGCCGCCCAGCAGGCCAGCAGCGACAGGCTCGGCGAGGCCGGCTCGTGGATGTGGACGAGGTCGAACTCCCCGACCGCCAGCCACCGGCGCACCCGCGCCGCGGAGAGCGGCCCGAAGCTCAGCCGGGCGACCGACCCGTTGTAGGGCACCGGCACGGCGCGGCCGGCGGGGACGACGTACGGCGGCAGCGGCATGTCCTCGTCCGCCGGCGCGAGCACGGACACCTCGTGGCCGAGCGCGATCAGCTGCTCGGCGAGGTCGCGGACGTGGAACTGCACACCGCCGGGCACGTCCCAGGCGTACGGGCAGACCAGCCCGACCCGCACGTCAGGCCCCCGTCGCGGGAGCGGAGGGCGACGGCACCCGGCCGGGGTCGAGGTCGGCGACGAACACCCGCTGCAGCATGTGCCAGTCCTGGGGTGCCGCTGCGATCGCGCCGCCGAACGCGTCCGCCACCTGCTGGCACATGACGGCCACCCGCTCGCGCGTGGTGCCCGACGACGGAGGGCGGACCTGCGGGTGGAACGTCAGGACGATGCCGCGCTCGTCGTAGGCGACGGTGACGGGGTGCAGCGGCGCCCCGGTCTGCAGCGCGAGGACCGCCGGCCCCGGGGCGAGCCGGGCACGCTCGCCGAGCAGGTCGACCTCCACACCGCTGGCGGTGAGGTCGCGGTCGGTGAGCAGGCAGACGATGCGGTTCTCCCGCAGCCAGTCGCGCAGCTGCGGGAGCAGGGACGTGCCGCCGGTGAGCGGCAGCACCGAGATCCCGAGCCGCCCACGGTGCGCGACGAACCGGTCGTACAGCTCCTCCGGGCGCAGCCGCTCCGCGACGCTGAGCACGGGCGCGTGGACGGCCGCGGCCCACGCGCCCGCGTGGTCCCAGTTGCCCATGTGCGGCAGCGCGCCCACGAAGCCCCTGCCCGCGGCCAGCGCCTCGGCCACGTGGTGCCCGTTCACCACCCTCGTGGTGCCGACCACCCGCTCGCGGGGCCAGTCGGACATGCGGAACGTGTCGCACCAGTAGCGCAGGTAGGAGCGCATGCCCTCGCGGACCAGCACGTCGAGCTCGGCGGGGCCGGCGTCCGGCACGGCCCGGCGCAGGTTGGCCTCGAGCCGGCGCACCCCGCGGCCGCGGCGACGGGCCGCGACGTCGGCGAGCCGGGCGAACAGGGCGTACGCCGCCGGCTCGGGCAGCCGCCGGACGAGCGACCAGCCCGCGGAGTAGCCCGCCAGGGCGGCACGCTGGCCCAGCCGCTCCCGCACGCGCCGCCGCCCCACGCGTCGCTGCCCCACGCGCCGCCGCCCCACGCGCCGCTGCCTCAGGCGCCCGGGCGCGATGACGTGTCGGCAGCGGCCGTCGCGGCGTCGGTGCGCGCCATCGCCTGCCGGCGCACGAGCAGGGCCCGCTGCACGACCGTCACGGTCGCGCCCACCGCGACGAGCCACAGCGCAACGGTGTGGATGTACGGCACGCCGAGGCCGTCGAGGCCGGTGGCCACCAGGATCGTCACCAGCCGGTCCGAGCGCTCCATGACGCCGACGTCCGCTCGCATCCCCAGCCCCTCGGCCCGGGCCTTGACGTAGGACACCAGCGAGCCGGCCACCAGGCCGTAGAGCGCGAGGCCGGCCAGCAGCGGGTCGTCGCCGTCCCCGAACCACCAGAGCAGGATCCCGACGAAGATCGCGGCGTCCCCCACGCGGTCGGTCGAGGAGTCGAGCCAGGCGCCCCAGGCCGAGGACCGGTTGGACAGCCGCGCCATCGTGCCGTCGATCATGTCGCTGAACACGAACCACGTGATGAAGAAACTGCCCCAGAAGAACTCGCCCCGCGGGAAGAACACGAGGGCGCCCACGCACACGCCGAGCGTGCCGAGCAGCGTGATGACGTCAGGGCTCACGCCGGCCCGCAGCAGGCCGCGCGCGATCGGGGTCATGACACGCGAGAAGAAGGCGCGCGCGTACCGATTGAGCATCCTCGTCCTGTCGCCGGCGGCCACCGCGCCGGGCAGGTCGTCCAGTGGGTGCGCGGTGGTGCTGACATCGTAGTGAGGACGGCGGGCGTGCCCGACCGTCCGCGGCGACGCGGCCCTCGGGCCCTTGCGGGGGCCCGACGACCGGAGCAGGCTTCCAGCCAGCCGGGCCGTCCGAGCCGGCCACCCGGAGCCGGCCGGTGACCCGACCTGTTGACGACGTACGAAGGAGGGGCCTCGTGGGATCTGCAGCGAGCCAGTCAGGAGCCGCCGGCGGCGGTGCGGCGCCGGTCGCCGAGCGCCCCGAGCAGGTGCGCAACGTCGTCCTCGTCGGGCACTCGGGCGCGGGCAAGACCACGCTGGTCGAGGCCGTCCTCGTCGCGGCCGGGACGATCCCGCGCCCCGGCCGGGTCGAGGACGGCAGCACCGTGACCGACTTCGACGAGGCCGAGGCCCGCCAGCAGCGCACGGTCTCGCTCGCGCTCGCCCCGCTCCTGCACGACGGCATCAAGGTCAACCTGCTCGACGCCCCCGGCTACGCCGACTTCGTGGGGGACCTGCGCGCCGGGCTGCGCGCCGCCGACGCCGCCCTCTTCGTGGTCTCGGCCGTGGACGGCGTCGACGCGGCGACGTCCCTGCTGTGGGAGGAGTGCGCGGCGGTCGGCATGCCCCGCGCGGTGGTCGTCACCAAGCTGGACAAGGAGCGCGCGGACTTCGACGAGTCCGTCGCCGTCTGCCAGCGCGTGTTCGGCGACGGCGTGCTCCCGGCGTACGTCCCCCTGCTCGCCGACGACGGCAGCGTGGCCGGGCTGTACGCCCTGCTCTCCCAGCGGATCGCGGACTACTCCTCGGGCAGCCGGGAGGAGCACCCGGCCGAGCCCGAGCACATCGAGGGCACCGCCGACGCGCGCGCCGCGCTGCTCGAGGGCATCATCGCCGAGTCCGAGGACGAGACGCTGATGGACCGTTACCTCGGCGGCGAGGAGCTCGACGTCAAGACGCTCGTCGAGGACCTGGAGAAGGCGGTCGCCCGCGGCAGCTTCTACCCGGTGCTGCCCGTGTCGGCGCTCGACGGGGTGGGCATGGTCGAGCTGCTGGAGCTGATGACCCAGGCGTTCCCCTCCCCGCTCGAGCACCCGCTGCCGGCCGTCACCACCCCGGGTGGCGACCCGCAGCCTCCCCTCACCTGCTCCCCCGACGGCCCGCTGGTCGCCGAGGTGGTCAAGACCACGACCGACCCGTACGTCGGGCGGCTGAGCCTCGTCCGCGTCTTCTCCGGCACGCTGCGCCCCGACCTCCCGGTCCACGTCTCGGGGCACGCCGCGTCGTTCTTCGGCGAGACCGCCGGCCACCCCGACCACGACGTGGACGAGCGCATCGGCGCGCTGTCCTCGCCGCTGGGCAAGGCCCAGCGCCCGGTCCAGGCCTGCATCGCCGGTGACATCTGCGCCGTGGCCAAGCTCACCCGGGCCGAGACCGGCGACACGCTGTCGGCCAAGGAGCAGCCGCTGCTCGTGGAGCCGTGGACGATGCCCGAGCCGCTGCTCCCGGTGGCGATCCGGGCGCGGTCCCGCAGCGACGAGGACAAGCTCGGCGTCGCGCTCGGCCGCCTCGTCGCCGAGGACCCGACGCTGCGGCTCGTCCAGGACGCCGAGACCGGCCAGCTCGTCCTCTGGTGCATGGGCGAGGCGCACGTCGACGTGGTGCTCTCGCGGCTGCAGGGGCGCTACGGCGTCGGGGTGGAGACCGAGCCGCTGCGGGTGTCCCTGCGCGAGACGTTCGCCGGGCCGGCCAAGGGCCACGGCCGGCACGTGAAGCAGTCCGGCGGGCACGGCCAGTTCGCCATCTGCGACGTCGAGGTCGAGCCGCTTCCGACCGGCGCGGGGTTCGAGTTCGTCGACAAGGTCGTGGGCGGTGCCGTCCCGCGCCAGTTCATCGCCTCCGTGGAGAAGGGCGTGCGCGCCCAGATGGCCAAGGGCGTCGCCGCGGGCTACCCCGTCGTGGACATCCGCGTCACCCTCGTCGACGGCAAGGCGCACTCGGTCGACTCCTCGGACATGGCGTTCCAGATGGCCGGGGGGCTCGCGCTGCGGGACGCCGCCTCCGGCGCCGCGGTGTCGCTGCTCGAGCCCGTCGACGAGCTGCTCGTCATGGTGTCCGACGAGTACGTGGGCGCGGTCATGAGCGACCTGTCGGGCCGGCGCGGCAAGGTCCTGGGGACCGAGCCGGCGCCCGGCGGGCGGACGCTCGTGCGTGCCGAGGTCCCCGAGCCGGAGATCACCCGGTACGCGATCGAGCTGCGCTCGCTGTCGCACGGCAGCGGGACGTTCACCCGCTCGTACGCCCGGCACGAGCCGATGCCGAGCCATCTCGCGGCGAAGGTGCTGGGCTCGTGAGCGCCTGGCCGGGCGCGGGCAGCGGCCGCTCCAGCGCCGTCAGCGCGAGCAGGGCCGACGCCGCCGTCCAGCCGAGGGGGGCGACCGACGCCGGCGACCCATAGGCGTCGACCTTCTCCGGCAGCGCGCCCAGGGACGTGCGGTGGGCGGCGAGCCATCCGAGCAGGCGGCGCGCGTCCGCCGGCCGGCCCGTCGTCGCGTACGCCAGGGCGAAGGCGGCGGTCTCCGGCGTCCAGGCGGTGCTGGGGTTGGTGAACTCCTCGCCGGGGCGGACGCCCCCGCTGGGGGTGCGCAGGGCCTGCTCGGCACGGTCGAGGCTCGTGGGGCCGAGCAGGGCGCCGTCGCCGAAGGGCGGCGCGAGCCAGGCGACGGCCGAGTCGACTCCTCCCTCGCCGCCGGCGTACCGCGTCGGCCGGTCGCCGCTCCAGCCCGCGGCGAGCGCCGCCTGCAGCCGGCCGGCCGCCTCGGTGGCGAGGGCCGCGGTGGCGGGGTCGCCGCCGTGCCGGGCGAGGTCGGCCGCCGCCCGCATGCCGGCGAGCAGCGGGGCCACCGCGCCGAGCGTCGGGCCGTCGACCGACACCTCCCAGTAGTCCGGCATGGCCGGCGGCAGCCCGTCCGGGCCGAGGCGGGCCGCGAGCGCCGACACGGCGCGGGCGACGGCGGGCGCGAGCTCGGTGCGCAGCCGGGCGGCCGCCGCGGGCCCTGCCGCCCGGCGTACCTCCTCCACGACCGTCCAGACCGCCCAGGGCACCCAGCCGTTGGCGTCGAGCTGGTCGGGCCGCTCGTCCGGCGGCCCGGAGCCGTCGGGCCGGGTGCGCGCCGCCCAGGTGCCGTCGGGGCGCTGCTGCCCGGCTATCCAGCGCAGCACCGACGCCGCCTCGGGGACGTGCCCGGTGACGGCGAAGGCGGCAGCGACGAAGGCGGCGTCGCGCGGCCAGACGTACGCCCAGATGCCCTCCGGCGCGGCGAGGGAGGCCCCGTCCGGCCGGGTCAGCAGCCGCAGGTCCAGCAGCGCCCGTTCCGCCATGTCGCGCAGCGGCGCGGTGTCGCCGGGCACCGTGCCCTCGGCCAGCCAGCTGCGGGACG of the Motilibacter aurantiacus genome contains:
- a CDS encoding DUF3048 domain-containing protein — its product is MTTATLLRRGLLATTVAAALAACSGLPLEIGGASAPEKASAAAAKRVSALSGRAAADGPTLVVKIDNTAAARPQAGLEDADVVYVEPVEGGLTRLAAVFSTRLPESVGPVRSARISDVELFAQYGKPAFAYSGAQSKFLPTLRSASLALVSADDDPSLYHRRSSRPAPYNLFADAEKLLAAAEGATTVQDIGFRFGKAPAGGTKAASVTASWRAASSGFTWSATAKRWLASTDGTPAVSTSGKRLAATTVLVQYVDETDSVYKDKNGSVTPYAHTVGTGEGLLLRNGKAWKAQWSRSGATTGTRWTVGGQTARLAAGQVWVLLVDKDRPVRLR
- a CDS encoding M20/M25/M40 family metallo-hydrolase — its product is MEELTAAGWAARRQRFGVRGARDWALDGGRPEQVDELPGVNVVAVKEGALPDALVVVAHADTVPGSGGADDNGSGLAALVELARLLGPERLQLSVVLAAVDHEELGFHGARALVARLRRERPVRAAYVLEMLGYVSPAPGSQRLPAGVGALYRGQVAKLRARGMPGDFLALVHQQRSREAARCLASCLAELAGPHAPVLLRAPTDLPVVGAAARRVPMARDFARSDHVAFWEAGLPAVQVTDTANFRNPHYHRASDLPGTLGYAFLADVTAATALALLILSGL
- a CDS encoding glycosyltransferase family 4 protein gives rise to the protein MRVGLVCPYAWDVPGGVQFHVRDLAEQLIALGHEVSVLAPADEDMPLPPYVVPAGRAVPVPYNGSVARLSFGPLSAARVRRWLAVGEFDLVHIHEPASPSLSLLACWAASGPMVGTFHTASLRSRAYTAFYPVLYPALEKLSARIAVSEQARRTVVEHIGGDAVVIPNGVYVDRFASATPRPEWRGSGGTLAFLGRLDEPRKGLATLLAAFPRILARHPDVRLLVAGRGDVEEARAALPAAARPCVEFLGQVSDEDKARMLATADLYVAPNTGGESFGIVLAEAMAAGAVVVASDLDAFRTVLDGGAAGELVPVGDAAALADAVVGLLSGPARADRLRATASTVVRRFDWPVVAAQVLAVYETVTAGAGSVAPLPPGRTGRLGLWGRE
- a CDS encoding phosphatidylinositol mannoside acyltransferase, encoding MGQRRVGRRRVRERLGQRAALAGYSAGWSLVRRLPEPAAYALFARLADVAARRRGRGVRRLEANLRRAVPDAGPAELDVLVREGMRSYLRYWCDTFRMSDWPRERVVGTTRVVNGHHVAEALAAGRGFVGALPHMGNWDHAGAWAAAVHAPVLSVAERLRPEELYDRFVAHRGRLGISVLPLTGGTSLLPQLRDWLRENRIVCLLTDRDLTASGVEVDLLGERARLAPGPAVLALQTGAPLHPVTVAYDERGIVLTFHPQVRPPSSGTTRERVAVMCQQVADAFGGAIAAAPQDWHMLQRVFVADLDPGRVPSPSAPATGA
- the pgsA gene encoding phosphatidylinositol phosphate synthase, with translation MLNRYARAFFSRVMTPIARGLLRAGVSPDVITLLGTLGVCVGALVFFPRGEFFWGSFFITWFVFSDMIDGTMARLSNRSSAWGAWLDSSTDRVGDAAIFVGILLWWFGDGDDPLLAGLALYGLVAGSLVSYVKARAEGLGMRADVGVMERSDRLVTILVATGLDGLGVPYIHTVALWLVAVGATVTVVQRALLVRRQAMARTDAATAAADTSSRPGA
- a CDS encoding elongation factor G-like protein EF-G2 gives rise to the protein MGSAASQSGAAGGGAAPVAERPEQVRNVVLVGHSGAGKTTLVEAVLVAAGTIPRPGRVEDGSTVTDFDEAEARQQRTVSLALAPLLHDGIKVNLLDAPGYADFVGDLRAGLRAADAALFVVSAVDGVDAATSLLWEECAAVGMPRAVVVTKLDKERADFDESVAVCQRVFGDGVLPAYVPLLADDGSVAGLYALLSQRIADYSSGSREEHPAEPEHIEGTADARAALLEGIIAESEDETLMDRYLGGEELDVKTLVEDLEKAVARGSFYPVLPVSALDGVGMVELLELMTQAFPSPLEHPLPAVTTPGGDPQPPLTCSPDGPLVAEVVKTTTDPYVGRLSLVRVFSGTLRPDLPVHVSGHAASFFGETAGHPDHDVDERIGALSSPLGKAQRPVQACIAGDICAVAKLTRAETGDTLSAKEQPLLVEPWTMPEPLLPVAIRARSRSDEDKLGVALGRLVAEDPTLRLVQDAETGQLVLWCMGEAHVDVVLSRLQGRYGVGVETEPLRVSLRETFAGPAKGHGRHVKQSGGHGQFAICDVEVEPLPTGAGFEFVDKVVGGAVPRQFIASVEKGVRAQMAKGVAAGYPVVDIRVTLVDGKAHSVDSSDMAFQMAGGLALRDAASGAAVSLLEPVDELLVMVSDEYVGAVMSDLSGRRGKVLGTEPAPGGRTLVRAEVPEPEITRYAIELRSLSHGSGTFTRSYARHEPMPSHLAAKVLGS
- a CDS encoding glycoside hydrolase family 15 protein, encoding MRAAWRAVAVVLVASALAAGVTAAAPGDPPPVALRSHGLVGTPGSVRVLHAERPGAAYVPGSSVLRLADGVLLTGPADPAPAVPAPLDLGDERRDEDRAARLVQASRSWLAEGTVPGDTAPLRDMAERALLDLRLLTRPDGASLAAPEGIWAYVWPRDAAFVAAAFAVTGHVPEAASVLRWIAGQQRPDGTWAARTRPDGSGPPDERPDQLDANGWVPWAVWTVVEEVRRAAGPAAAARLRTELAPAVARAVSALAARLGPDGLPPAMPDYWEVSVDGPTLGAVAPLLAGMRAAADLARHGGDPATAALATEAAGRLQAALAAGWSGDRPTRYAGGEGGVDSAVAWLAPPFGDGALLGPTSLDRAEQALRTPSGGVRPGEEFTNPSTAWTPETAAFALAYATTGRPADARRLLGWLAAHRTSLGALPEKVDAYGSPASVAPLGWTAASALLALTALERPLPAPGQALTSPAPSPRDGSASARAGRTSG